One window from the genome of Eucalyptus grandis isolate ANBG69807.140 chromosome 7, ASM1654582v1, whole genome shotgun sequence encodes:
- the LOC104455570 gene encoding V-type proton ATPase subunit C: MASRYWVVSLPVQQGSASAASLWNRLQEQISRHSFDTPLYRFNIPNLRVGTLDSLLALSDDLQKSNTFVEGVSHKIRRQIEELERVSGVESSSLTVDGVPVDSYLTRFVWDDAKYPAMAPLRETVDTIQGQVAKIEDDLKVRVAEYNNVRSQLNAINRKQSGSLAVRDLSNLVKPEDIVISENLTTLLAVVPKYSQKDWLSSYETLTSYVVPRSSKQLHEDNEYALYTPCARERRS; this comes from the exons ATGGCGAGCCGATACTGGGTGGTGTCGCTCCCGGTGCAGCAGGGCTCCGCGTCCGCCGCGTCCCTCTGGAACCGCCTCCAGGAGCAGATCTCCAGGCACTCCTTCGACACCCCTCTCTACCGG TTCAACATCCCCAATCTCCGCGTGGGAACCCTGGACTCCCTCCTCGCCCTCAGCGACGATCTCCAAAAG TCGAACACCTTTGTGGAAGGCGTGTCGCACAAGATCAGGCGCCAGATCGAGGAGCTGGAGAGGGTGTCGGGCGTGGAGAGCAGTTCTCTTACGGTGGATGGCGTGCCGGTTGACTCTTACCTCACGAG GTTTGTCTGGGATGATGCTAAGTACCCTGCGATGGCTCCCTTGAGGGAGACTGTCGACACAATTCAGGGACAAGTCGCGAAGATCGAAGATGATCTGAAG GTTCGTGTTGCTGAGTATAACAATGTGCGGAGTCAGCTGAATGCTATCAACAGAAAGCAGAGTGGAAG CTTAGCTGTCCGTGATCTTTCAAATCTGGTCAAACCTGAGGATATTGTCATTTCAGAAAACTTGACAACTCTCCTCGCAGTAGTACCTAAATATTCACAGAAGGATTGGTTGTCAAGCTATGAAACTTTGACAAGCTATGTG GTCCCCAGATCCTCGAAGCAGTTACATGAGGATAATGAATATGCTCTTTACACTCCATGTGCTAGAGAGAGAAGGAGCTAG
- the LOC104455571 gene encoding B3 domain-containing transcription factor FUS3-like encodes MVVVVDHDEDGGLKKKAGDNHNAGPDLVAALATFGAVRRRKRMARLRRPHVSFLTFPRVSASHVPDCPLLLQPRAREFDPRSLSFLFQKELKNSDVSSLRRMILPKKAAEAHLPALESKEGIFINMYDLDGQHTWSFKYRFWPNNNSRMYVLENTGDFVTTHGLQVGDFIMVYQDCQNHNYVIQAKKASEEDVYTDIAKSTISDLPLQDHDEMNNNINSFEETYPTIDHDVEMSFVYDTSFSNDSPLDFLGGSMTNYARISPPESFGTVENWCFDDFC; translated from the exons atggtggtggtggtggatcaCGATGAGGATGGCGGGCTCAAGAAGAAGGCGGGCGACAACCACAATGCCGGGCCAGACCTGGTCGCGGCCTTGGCCACCTTCGGGGCGGTCCGGCGGAGGAAGAGGATGGCCAGGCTCAGGCGACCTCACGTCAGCTTCCTCACCTTCCCCCGCGTCTCCGCCTCGCACGTGCCGGATTGCCCCCTCCTCCTCCAGCCCCGCGCACGT GAATTCGATCCACGGAGTCTAAGTTTCCTCTTCCAAAAGGAGCTCAAGAACAGTGATGTGAGCTCCCTGAGAAGAATGATACTCCCAAAG AAAGCAGCAGAGGCTCATCTTCCTGCGCTAGAATCCAAGGAGGGTATTTTCATAAACATGTATGATCTGGATGGTCAACACACGTGGAGCTTCAAATACAG ATTTTGGCCTAATAACAACAGTCGAATGTATGTCCTTGAGAACACCG GGGATTTTGTGACCACGCATGGGTTACAAGTAGGAGATTTCATCATGGTGTACCAAGACTGTCAAAATCACAACTAT GTGATTCAGGCCAAAAAAGCTTCTGAAGAAGATGTTTATACAGACATCGCCAAGAGCACCATCAGCGACCTACCTCTTCAAGACCACGACGAGATGAACAATAACATCAACTCCTTCGAAGAGACTTACCCTACCATCGATCACGACGTGGAGATGTCATTCGTCTATGACACCAGCTTCTCCAATGACTCTCCACTCGATTTTTTGGGCGGATCCATGACCAACTATGCTAGGATCTCTCCGCCGGAAAGCTTCGGTACGGTTGAGAACTGGTGCTTCGATGACTTCTGCTAA
- the LOC120296151 gene encoding B3 domain-containing transcription factor FUS3-like yields MVADHDEDRGLKKKAGDGHNAGSVRDGSDLVSAVATLGAVQRRKRMARLRRPHVSFLTFPRASASHVPHCPLLPEPHAREIDPRRLRFLFQKELKNSDVSSLRRMVLPKKAAETHLPMLESKEGIFINMYDLDGQHTWNFKYRFWPNNNSRMYVLENTGNFVTTHGLQLGDFIMVYEDCQNHNYVIQAKKASEEDVYTDIAQSTISDLALQDHYEMNNNIRSFDESYPAIDQDAEMSFVYDTSFSNDSPLDFLGGSMTTYARISPPESFGSVENLCLDDFW; encoded by the exons ATGGTGGCGGATCACGATGAGGATCGTGGGCTCAAGAAGAAGGCGGGCGATGGCCACAATGCCGGGTCGGTTCGCGACGGGTCGGACCTGGTCTCGGCCGTGGCCACCCTCGGGGCGGTccagaggaggaagaggatggCCAGGCTCAGGCGGCCTCACGTCAGCTTCCTCACCTTCCCTCGCGCCTCCGCCTCGCACGTGCCGCATTGCCCCCTCCTCCCCGAGCCCCACGCACGT GAAATCGATCCACGGAGACTGAGATTCCTCTTCCAAAAGGAACTGAAGAACAGTGATGTGAGCTCCTTGAGAAGAATGGTACTCCCAAAG AAAGCGGCAGAGACTCATCTTCCCATGCTCGAATCCAAGGAGGGCATTTTTATAAACATGTACGATTTGGACGGTCAGCACACATGGAATTTCAAATACAG ATTTTGGCCTAATAACAACAGTCGGATGTATGTCCTCGAGAACACGG GGAATTTTGTCACCACTCATGGGTTACAACTTGGAGACTTCATCATGGTGTACGAAGACTGTCAAAATCACAATTAT GTGATTCAGGCCAAAAAAGCTTCTGAAGAAGATGTTTATACGGATATTGCTCAGAGCACCATCAGCGACTTGGCTCTTCAAGACCACTATGAGATGAATAATAACATCAGATCCTTCGATGAGAGTTACCCTGCAATCGATCAAGATGCAGAGATGTCATTTGTCTATGACACCAGCTTCTCGAATGACTCTCCCCTGGATTTTTTGGGCGGATCTATGACCACCTATGCCAGGATTTCCCCACCGGAAAGCTTCGGTTCTGTCGAGAACTTGTGCCTTGATGACTTTTGGTAG